A genomic window from Primulina huaijiensis isolate GDHJ02 unplaced genomic scaffold, ASM1229523v2 scaffold6295, whole genome shotgun sequence includes:
- the LOC140970501 gene encoding sedoheptulose-1,7-bisphosphatase, chloroplastic-like, which produces METSITSCAHRTFLPGISSQPYSPSPRSVSQSFSSKSLKASSLFGESLRFAPKSSIKLSKAKNSSLVTKCEIGDSLEEFLTKATPDKGLIRLMMCMGEALRTIAFKVRTASCGGTACVNSFGDEQLAVDMLANKLLFEALQYSHFCKYACSEEVPELQDMGGPVEGGFSVAFDPLDGSSIVDTNFTVGTIFGVWPGDKLTGVTGADQVAAAMGIFGPRTTYVLALKDCPGTHEFLLLDEGKWQHVKDTTSIGEGKMFSPGNLRATTDNPDYAKLIDYYVREKYTLRYTGGMVPDVNQIIVKEKGIFTNVLSPTAKAKLRLLFEVAPLGFLIEKAGGYSSDGKQSVLNKVIGNLDERTQVAYGSKNEIIRFEETLYGSSRLKAAAQPVGAVS; this is translated from the exons ATGGAGACTAGTATTACAAGCTGTGCTCACAGAACATTCCTCCCCGGTATCTCGTCGCAGCCATATTCCCCTTCTCCACGTTCTGTTTCACAGTCATTTAGTTCCAAG AGTTTAAAAGCAAGCTCATTGTTTGGAGAGTCTTTGCGTTTTGCCCCAAAGTCATCGATCAAGCTTTCAAAGGCCAAGAATTCTTCGCTTGTAACCAAGTGTGAGATTGGCGATAGTCTG GAAGAATTTCTCACGAAGGCGACACCGGATAAGGGACTGATTAGGCTGATGATGTGCATGGGAGAAGCGCTGCGTACGATCGCCTTCAAAGTGAGAACAGCTTCTTGTGGGGGAACTGCTTGTGTCAACTCATTTGGAGATGAGCAACTTGCAGTTGATATGCTCGCTAACAAACTTCTTTTTGAG GCCTTGCAATACTCCCATTTCTGCAAATACGCTTGCTCTGAGGAGGTGCCCGAGCTCCAAGACATGGGAGGACCGGTGGAAG GAGGATTCAGCGTTGCATTCGATCCACTCGATGGCTCTAGCATTGTCGACACAAATTTCACAGTTGGTACCATCTTCGGAGTATGGCCAGGAGACAAGCTTACTGGAGTAACCGGGGCTGATCAAGTTGCTGCTGCAATGGGGATTTTCGGGCCCCGGACCACTTATGTTCTTGCTCTCAAGGACTGTCCTGGAACACATGAATTCCTTCTACTTGATGAAG GGAAATGGCAGCATGTAAAAGATACAACATCAATTGGAGAAGGGAAAATGTTTTCCCCAGGAAATTTAAGGGCTACTACAGACAACCCTGATTATGCCAAG CTGATCGATTACTATGTTCGGGAGAAATACACTCTGCGATACACCGGAGGAATGGTGCCTGATGTTAATCAG atcattgtgAAAGAGAAGGGGATCTTCACAAATGTGTTATCCCCGACTGCGAAGGCCAAGCTAAGGTTGCTGTTCGAAGTGGCACCTTTGggattcttgatcgaaaaggCCGGTGGATACAGCAGTGACGGAAAACAGTCCGTGTTAAACAAGGTGATCGGTAATCTAGATGAGAGGACCCAAGTAGCATACGGATCCAAAAACGAAATCATCAGATTCGAAGAAACCTTGTATGGATCTTCAAGACTCAAGGCCGCTGCTCAACCAGTTGGGGCCGTGTCTTGA